In a single window of the Elaeis guineensis isolate ETL-2024a chromosome 6, EG11, whole genome shotgun sequence genome:
- the LOC105047556 gene encoding LOW QUALITY PROTEIN: uncharacterized protein (The sequence of the model RefSeq protein was modified relative to this genomic sequence to represent the inferred CDS: inserted 2 bases in 2 codons), with protein MKNKHRFEKFLTSIFGTHVDPENSEMLENKKDVEKNVEKILKLMSGEENGESATSFDKSELASLIKDFHNGYQALYEHYDHLIGKLKKKVHHKREDNGSFSFTFSSSESDSSDSGSEEFSHKKRSSKIQEGEVEVQISLEDYRTLQEQLGXCKRRNNELQTEAATLYAKLSEFERLTANLAEREAVIEKLENNLQTTAQSVKLLQDENGDLKQSLEIFSQKEADMNQRIRSFNEQNENLISENTKAFSRLHDAEKTIEECRLEIEQMKVEISKWIPENRKLKQEMEEKAQLVDDLNQQLSNTNKEKEALSSENLVLLSKIQDADKALADLRDETDQNLKLITDRLSSENEHLSSENEKLKLKLEDSQRQGDELNQKLAASEKEKGALESQILRSSSQMQEAEDTIKNLTTDSELLKDEQSKMLNIVDDLNQQLKTKKEELYALQVEHNEAVEKTQQAWDKEEMLLVEIEKIKNESSQLLLNCEELKQEFKARNQEAYELKQRLEATNDEKHLLTTGNLALSSKIEQAEINLNHFKAQIEQLEYDKSQLEVKISDLGVELDGAHLQLTDLNKELGAAAEEINKLTLENSRSMSELRQADANSKELENELKQLKEENLILQEHTSKLEDAEKIIDDLKAEVEQLRCGKAQLQIESKELENELKQLKEENLILQECRNKLEEAEKVIDGLKAGTELLRYGKSQLQIEVDDLNVKLEAADLQLTDLNKEIGAVVEEKITLASNLEQAEATVEKLEIELQQMREENSMLQQSNEDLCNQNTDLERRLQETRADVLAIQEKLEEVMKEASIHANELQTELDLLHIQKNREEEQMRIIRDGCSENQILMTDLEDKLTSKISNQETMLEALSGSFLELLKTCKQFKDQYLELHTKFHGAETVSEEQNKEIRNLLESHNELLEKLSLSESXKADADKEIAKLQGQVQTLEVQLRLSNQKLKITETENKDKEEKNKKMIEVLQEKCAELEEQKQSSDKKLDFVENKLIRVKVEVDSGTLALDTKLDELQFLFEQKHCQILSRLSICTEELKTLKSKLGELLCEKEILIKEKHELTMRLKYKDGMILMLKDKAGSLEAKLAAKEKDLEKLMRNMDESEKKKEVLEKRVKEKEEEVLAKNDEKREAIRQLCLLIEYHREKCDHLFRYISPLLKRSRRSL; from the exons ATGAAGAATAAACACAGATTCGAGAAATTCTTAACTTCCATTTTTGGGACCCATGTTGATCCTGAGAACTCAGAAATGTTGGAGAACAAGAAAG ACGTTGAGAAGAATGTGGAGAAAATACTCAAGCTGATGAGTGGGGAGGAGAATGGTGAATCTGCAACTTCATTTGACAAGTCCGAACTAGCTTCACTTATTAAGGATTTTCACAATGGCTACCAAGCTCTCTATGAACACTATGATCATTTGATTGGGAAGTTAAAGAAGAAAGTTCACCACAAAAGAGAAGACAATGGAAGCTTTTCATTTACCTTCAGTTCCTCTGAATCAGACTCATCAGATTCGGGATCCGAAGAATTTTCTCATAAGAAGAGATCAAGCAAGATTCAAGAAGGAGAAGTGGAAGTGCAGATCTCGTTAGAAGATTACCGAACTTTGCAGGAACAGTTGG GATGCAAGAGGAGAAATAATGAGCTGCAGACTGAAGCTGCCACACTGTATGCAAAGCTTTCTGAGTTCGAAAGACTCACAGCTAATTTGGCAGAAAGGGAAGCAGTAATTGAGAAGTTAGAGAACAATCTCCAAACAACTGCTCAGAGTGTCAAGCTCTTGCAAGATGAGAATGGAGATCTTAAGCAAAGCTTAGAAATTTTCTCTCAGAAAGAAGCTGACATGAATCAAAGGATAAGAAGTTTTAATGAACAAAATGAAAATCTGATATCAGAAAATACAAAGGCTTTCAGCAGGCTACATGATGCAGAAAAAACCATAGAAGAATGTAGACTTGAAATTGAACAGATGAAAGTTGAGATATCAAAATGGATACCTGAGAACAGGAAATTGAAGCAAGAAATGGAAGAGAAGGCTCAGCTGGTGGATGATTTGAATCAGCAATTAAGCAATACAAACAAAGAAAAGGAAGCATTAAGTTCTGAAAACTTGGTACTTCTGAGCAAGATACAGGATGCAGATAAAGCTTTGGCAGACCTCAGGGATGAAACTGACCAAAACCTGAAATTGATTACTGATAGGCTGTCTTCTGAGAATGAGCACCTGTCATCCGAGAATGAAAAATTGAAACTTAAGCTGGAGGATTCTCAAAGACAAGGTGATGAACTGAACCAGAAATTGGCAGCTAGTGAGAAAGAGAAGGGAGCTTTGGAGTCACAAATTTTAAGGTCATCATCTCAGATGCAAGAAGCTGAGGATACCATTAAAAATCTGACCACTGACTCTGAACTACTGAAAGACGAGCAATCAAAAATGCTGAATATTGTCGATGATCTGAACCAGCAATTAAAAACCAAGAAAGAGGAACTTTATGCTTTGCAAGTGGAGCATAATGAAGCTGTGGAAAAGACTCAACAAGCATGGGATAAAGAAGAAATGCTTTTGGTggaaatagagaaaataaagaaTGAGAGCTCTCAGTTGTTGCTTAACTGTGAGGAGCTGAAGCAGGAATTCAAGGCTAGAAATCAGGAAGCATATGAGTTAAAACAGAGGTTGGAAGCAACAAATGATGAGAAGCATTTGTTGACCACAGGAAATCTGGCACTTTCAAGCAAAATAGAGCAGGCGGAAATTAATCTGAACCATTTCAAAGCTCAGATAGAACAACTAGAATATGATAAATCTCAGTTGGAGGTCAAAATCAGTGACCTGGGTGTTGAACTGGATGGAGCCCATCTCCAACTGACTGATCTGAACAAAGAACTTGGAGCTGCAGCAGAAGAAATTAATAAACTGACCCTGGAAAATTCAAGGTCTATGAGTGAGTTAAGGCAGGCAGATGCTAACAGTAAGGAACTAGAAAATGAGCTGAAACAGTTGAAAGAGGAAAATTTGATACTGCAAGAGCACACAAGCAAGCTAGAGGATGCTGAGAAGATCATAGACGATTTAAAGGCTGAAGTGGAACAACTAAGATGTGGTAAAGCTCAGTTGCAGATTGAAAGTAAGGAACTAGAAAATGAGCTGAAACAGTTGAAAGAGGAAAATTTGATACTTCAAGAGTGCAGAAACAAGCTAGAGGAGGCTGAGAAGGTCATAGACGGTTTAAAGGCTGGAACAGAACTACTAAGATATGGTAAATCTCAGTTGCAGATTGAAGTGGATGATCTGAATGTCAAATTGGAAGCAGCAGATCTCCAATTGACTGATCTGAACAAAGAAATTGGAGCTGTAGTGGAAGAAAAAATTACATTGGCCTCAAATTTAGAGCAGGCAGAGGCTACCGTTGAGAAACTAGAAATTGAGCTGCAACAGATGAGGGAAGAAAATTCCATGCTGCAGCAAAGTAATGAAGATCTGTGCAATCAAAACACTGATCTAGAGAGAAGGCTGCAAGAAACAAGAGCTGATGTGTTAGCCATCCAGGAGAAGCTTGAAGAAGTAATGAAGGAAGCATCCATCCATGCAAATGAACTTCAAACAGAGCTGGATTTGCTGCACATCCAGAAAAACAGAGAGGAAGAACAGATGAGAATTATTAGGGATGGATGCTcagaaaatcagattttgatgACTGACTTGGAAGACAAGCTGACTAGTAAAATTTCCAATCAGGAAACTATGCTAGAGGCGCTGAGCGGTAGCTTCCTTGAATTGCTCAAGACATGCAAGCAATTCAAAGATCAGTATCTGGAGTTGCATACAAAATTCCATGGTGCAGAGACTGTTAGCGAAGAGCAGAACAAAGAAATAAGGAATTTGTTGGAGAGTCATAATGAACTCCTGGAAAAACTCTCACTTTCTGAAT GAAAGGCAGATGCTGATAAAGAGATTGCAAAGTTACAAGGACAAGTTCAAACGCTCGAAGTCCAGCTCCGCCTATCAAACCAGAAGCTTAAAATAACTGAAACTGAAAACAaggacaaagaagaaaaaaataagaagatgaTAGAAGTGTTGCAGGAGAAATGTGCAGAGCTTGAAGAACAGAAGCAGTCATCTGATAAAAAGTTGGATTTCGTGGAAAATAAGCTTATAAGAGTGAAAGTGGAAGTCGACTCTGGGACTTTAGCTCTAGATACAAAACTTGATGAGCTACAATTTCTCTTTGAACAGAAACACTGCCAAATCCTAAGTAGATTATCAATTTGTACGGAAGAGCTAAAGACCCTCAAGAGTAAGTTGGGGGAGCTGCTTTGTGAGAAGGAGATACTGATAAAAGAGAAACATGAGCTGACAATGAGATTGAAATACAAGGATGGGATGATCTTGATGTTAAAAGATAAGGCAGGGAGTCTTGAAGCTAAGTTGGCAGCAAAGGAAAAAGACCTGGAGAAATTGATGAGAAATATGGACGAGtctgagaagaagaaggaggttTTGGAGAAGAGGGTcaaggagaaggaagaggaggtgCTGGCTAAGAATGATGAGAAAAGGGAGGCCATAAGGCAGTTGTGCTTGTTGATCGAATACCACCGTGAAAAGTGCGACCATCTTTTTCGATACATCTCCCCATTGCTGAAGAGAAGTAGACGTTCATTGTGA